The Desulfomicrobium orale DSM 12838 genome includes a window with the following:
- the fdnG gene encoding formate dehydrogenase-N subunit alpha produces the protein MATFSRRGFMKLTGAGVAAVSLGQLGFDLKPAYAYAKALKIEGAKEVISTCAFCSCGCQVIMHIKNGQIVSSEGDPDYPVSEGSLCPKGAAFYAMHVSDHRVLKPRYRAPGSDKWEEKDWDWMLDSIARKIKDTRDRDFIETNEKGQPVNRWESYFHLGTSQMDNEECALVHQMTRALGGVYIDHQARVUHSPTVPALAESFGRGAMTQHWIDIKNANAVLIMGSNAAEHHPISFKWVLKAKDAGAKVIHVDPKFSRTSARSDMHVPLRSGTDIAFLGGMLKYILDNNLIQKEYVTEYTNASFIVGDDYEFKDGLFSGYDATTRKYDRKKWAFAKDEKGVPKRDKTLKDPRCVYQLMAKHYERYDLDTVSSITGVSKENLLAVYEIYAATGKPDKAGTMMYALGWTQHTVGVQNIRLAAMIQLLLGNIGVAGGGVNALRGEPNVQGSTDHALLWHILPGYNAMPTTAWPTLEEYLKANTPVTNDPKSVNWWGNRPKYVVSLLKGWFGDKATAENEFGYAWLPKAEAGVNYASLFMFDKMYAGKIRGGMIFGHNPAQSMPNTHKIRRALQNLDWLVMGEAHDTETSSFWRGPGLDPKKIKTEVFLLPSCQRGEKDGTTSNSGRWHQWHFKGYEPMGESKPMGWMIVEIMKRVRALYEKEKGAFPEGVLNHVWLDEYDAEEVARQINGMFTRDVTIKGKTYKKGDQVPGFALLQADGSTTSLNWVYCGGYPAKDQNLAKRRDLNQTPLDAKLGLFPNYSWAWPMNRRILYNRASVDVNGKPFNPELPVIAWQDGKWVGDTPDGGAPPVAMEKGTYPFIMHTEGHGQLFGPGRVDGPFPEHYEPAETPVAKNPFSSQMNNPCMAFTSSDKDLLAKPADPKYPIVLTTYSLTEHWCGGGDTRNTPYLLEAEPQLYVEMSHELAEEKGIKNGDPVIVESIRGKVEAIAMVTVRMTPLTVQGKTVHLIGMPFCFGWTTPGVGDATNRLTPSVGDPNTTIPEYKACLVNVRKASKVKELVI, from the coding sequence ATGGCTACTTTTTCGAGGCGGGGATTCATGAAACTGACCGGAGCGGGCGTCGCCGCCGTGTCTCTGGGACAACTGGGGTTCGATCTGAAGCCGGCTTACGCGTACGCCAAGGCCCTGAAGATCGAGGGGGCAAAGGAAGTTATATCCACATGCGCCTTCTGTTCCTGCGGCTGTCAGGTCATCATGCACATCAAAAACGGGCAGATCGTCAGTTCCGAGGGCGATCCCGATTATCCCGTCAGCGAAGGCTCTTTGTGTCCCAAGGGCGCGGCCTTCTATGCCATGCATGTCAGCGACCACCGCGTGCTGAAGCCGAGGTATCGCGCTCCGGGCAGCGACAAGTGGGAAGAGAAGGACTGGGACTGGATGCTCGACAGCATCGCCCGCAAGATCAAGGACACCCGTGACAGGGACTTCATCGAGACCAACGAGAAAGGCCAGCCCGTGAACCGCTGGGAATCCTATTTTCATCTGGGCACCTCCCAGATGGACAACGAGGAGTGCGCGCTGGTTCATCAGATGACGAGAGCTTTGGGAGGCGTATACATCGATCATCAGGCCCGGGTCTGACACAGCCCCACTGTACCGGCTCTGGCAGAGTCGTTCGGACGCGGCGCGATGACCCAGCATTGGATCGACATCAAAAACGCCAATGCTGTTTTGATTATGGGCAGCAATGCTGCCGAGCACCATCCCATTTCCTTCAAATGGGTATTGAAGGCCAAGGACGCGGGAGCGAAGGTGATTCACGTGGATCCGAAATTTTCGCGGACCTCGGCCAGATCCGATATGCACGTCCCCCTGCGGTCGGGCACGGATATCGCCTTTCTGGGCGGCATGCTCAAATACATTCTGGATAACAACCTGATCCAGAAGGAGTACGTCACCGAATATACCAACGCTTCTTTTATCGTGGGCGATGACTACGAGTTCAAGGACGGCCTTTTTTCCGGATACGACGCGACCACGCGCAAGTATGACCGGAAGAAATGGGCTTTCGCCAAGGACGAAAAGGGCGTGCCCAAACGGGACAAGACCCTGAAAGATCCGCGCTGTGTGTACCAGCTCATGGCCAAGCACTACGAGCGCTACGATCTGGATACGGTGTCTTCCATTACCGGCGTGTCCAAGGAAAACCTGCTCGCGGTCTATGAAATCTACGCGGCCACGGGCAAGCCGGACAAGGCCGGCACCATGATGTACGCTCTGGGCTGGACCCAGCATACCGTGGGCGTGCAGAATATCCGGCTGGCGGCCATGATCCAGCTGCTTCTGGGCAATATCGGCGTGGCCGGCGGCGGCGTGAACGCCCTGCGCGGCGAGCCCAATGTCCAGGGCTCCACGGACCACGCGCTGCTGTGGCACATCCTTCCCGGATACAACGCCATGCCGACTACGGCCTGGCCCACTCTGGAGGAGTACCTCAAGGCCAACACGCCCGTCACCAACGACCCCAAAAGCGTCAACTGGTGGGGCAACCGGCCCAAGTACGTGGTCAGTCTGCTCAAGGGCTGGTTCGGCGACAAGGCCACTGCGGAAAATGAATTCGGCTACGCTTGGCTGCCCAAGGCCGAAGCGGGAGTAAATTACGCCAGCCTGTTCATGTTCGATAAAATGTACGCCGGAAAAATCCGGGGCGGCATGATCTTCGGCCACAACCCGGCCCAGAGCATGCCCAACACGCATAAAATCCGCAGGGCCCTCCAGAATCTGGACTGGCTGGTCATGGGCGAGGCCCACGACACGGAAACCAGTTCCTTCTGGCGCGGGCCAGGGCTTGATCCCAAGAAGATCAAGACGGAGGTCTTTCTGCTGCCGTCCTGCCAGCGCGGTGAAAAAGACGGCACCACCTCCAATTCCGGCCGGTGGCACCAGTGGCACTTCAAGGGCTACGAACCCATGGGAGAAAGCAAGCCCATGGGCTGGATGATCGTGGAGATCATGAAGCGCGTGCGGGCTCTGTATGAGAAGGAAAAGGGCGCCTTTCCCGAAGGCGTGCTGAATCATGTCTGGCTCGACGAGTACGACGCCGAGGAAGTGGCCCGCCAGATCAACGGCATGTTCACCCGCGACGTGACCATCAAAGGAAAAACCTACAAAAAGGGCGATCAGGTGCCGGGTTTCGCGCTGCTCCAGGCCGATGGTTCCACCACCAGCCTGAACTGGGTCTACTGCGGCGGATATCCGGCCAAAGACCAGAACCTGGCCAAACGGCGGGATCTGAACCAGACGCCTCTGGACGCCAAACTGGGCCTGTTCCCCAACTATTCCTGGGCCTGGCCCATGAACCGGCGCATCCTCTATAATCGCGCCTCGGTGGACGTGAACGGCAAACCCTTCAATCCGGAACTGCCGGTCATCGCCTGGCAGGACGGCAAGTGGGTCGGAGACACGCCGGACGGCGGTGCGCCGCCGGTGGCCATGGAAAAGGGCACCTATCCGTTCATCATGCACACGGAAGGGCACGGACAGCTCTTCGGACCGGGCCGCGTGGACGGTCCTTTCCCGGAGCATTACGAACCTGCGGAAACGCCGGTGGCCAAAAATCCGTTCTCTTCGCAGATGAACAATCCGTGCATGGCCTTCACCAGCAGCGACAAGGACCTGCTGGCCAAGCCTGCGGACCCGAAGTATCCTATCGTACTGACCACCTACAGCCTGACGGAGCACTGGTGCGGCGGCGGCGATACGCGAAACACGCCGTATCTGCTGGAGGCCGAGCCACAGCTCTATGTGGAGATGAGCCACGAACTGGCCGAGGAAAAAGGCATCAAGAACGGCGATCCCGTCATCGTGGAGAGCATTCGCGGCAAGGTCGAGGCCATCGCCATGGTCACGGTGCGCATGACGCCTCTTACGGTTCAGGGAAAAACGGTGCACCTGATCGGTATGCCCTTCTGTTTCGGCTGGACCACGCCCGGCGTGGGCGACGCAACCAACCGTCTGACTCCGTCCGTGGGAGATCCCAACACCACCATTCCGGAATACAAGGCCTGTCTGGTGAATGTGCGCAAGGCTTCCAAGGTGAAGGAACTGGTCATCTAA